A single region of the Malus sylvestris chromosome 8, drMalSylv7.2, whole genome shotgun sequence genome encodes:
- the LOC126631964 gene encoding uncharacterized protein LOC126631964, protein MAINLIQGFRTKCHPKHAAPIGLYPDAKYLVIRIPNSRALILVARSLILALCIASLPWLNSLLPTTTTFLPEIMSSSDVVNLELLPLIFRDLANEGLYKKGTHKAVYVSNGDEEAVKASQILDNDDINEIELINSDKRSSTPENSIDFAFVSAFPDASKFIERTLKIHGIVVLSLSNDASNSFKKPNNYKMVYLRRFDTTILAMRKTSTHATETSSSTTTSPTRRRLLAEEAKKEALKKLEDVLLEPPRASSGKSRRYLKRTRYLPDLMGDSLESYPRRVFIDVGLPEKEGGSGTSWFAKNYPTRDKNFEMYKIETVTEDSSGKEVVQTGISEWLNKNVKDEEYVVMKAEAEVVEEMVKSKAIHLVDELFLECKHQGHNQKINVRSRRAYWQCLALYGQLRDEGVAVHQWWG, encoded by the coding sequence ATGGCGATCAATTTGATCCAAGGTTTCCGTACCAAATGCCACCCAAAGCATGCTGCTCCAATCGGATTGTATCCAGATGCCAAGTACTTGGTTATTCGGATTCCCAACTCCAGAGCCTTGATCCTCGTTGCTCGTTCTTTGATCTTGGCTTTGTGCATCGCCTCACTCCCGTGGTTGAACTCACTCCTTCCCACAACAACCACTTTTCTGCCTGAAATAATGAGCTCATCCGACGTGGTTAATCTTGAGCTTCTGCCTTTGATCTTCCGCGACTTGGCCAACGAAGGTCTATACAAGAAAGGCACACATAAAGCTGTTTACGTAAGCAACGGAGATGAAGAAGCTGTCAAAGCATCTCAGATCCTTGATAACGATGATATCAATGAAATCGAGCTTATCAACTCCGACAAACGAAGCTCAACCCCTGAAAACTCAATCGACTTTGCCTTCGTCTCTGCCTTCCCTGATGCCTCAAAGTTTATCGAAAGGACCCTTAAAATCCATGGGATTGTCGTGCTTTCGCTCAGCAATGACGCCTCTAACAGCTTCAAGAAGCCTAACAACTACAAGATGGTGTACCTGAGGCGATTTGACACGACCATTTTGGCAATGAGGAAGACCAGCACCCATGCAACCGAAACTTCATCCTCTACCACCACCTCTCCCACAAGGAGAAGGCTCTTGGCTGAGGAGGCAAAGAAGGAGGCGCTGAAGAAGCTAGAAGATGTGCTTCTAGAGCCCCCGAGAGCCTCATCTGGGAAATCGAGGCGGTACTTGAAGAGAACGAGGTACCTCCCAGACTTGATGGGTGACTCGCTCGAGAGCTACCCTAGAAGGGTTTTCATTGACGTAGGGTTGCCAGAGAAGGAAGGCGGAAGTGGGACGAGCTGGTTCGCAAAGAACTACCCTACCCGGGACAAGAACTTTGAGATGTACAAGATCGAGACTGTAACAGAGGATAGTTCCGGGAAGGAGGTGGTTCAGACCGGAATATCGGAGTGGCTGAACAAGAATGTTAAGGATGAGGAGTATGTGGTGATGAAGGCCGAGGCCGAGGTGGTGGAGGAGATGGTGAAGAGTAAAGCGATTCATTTGGTGGATGAGCTTTTCTTGGAGTGCAAGCACCAGGGTCATAATCAAAAAATTAATGTTAGGAGCCGCAGGGCATATTGGCAGTGCTTAGCATTGTACGGACAGCTTCGGGACGAAGGTGTTGCGGTGCATCAATGGTGGGGTTAG
- the LOC126631961 gene encoding probable pectinesterase/pectinesterase inhibitor 20, producing the protein MASKFFHLVKVSSFLIIFHFLSSRSLADVPLNTPLPPETICKSTPHPSYCTSVLPHNNESVYDFGRFSVQRALSESHKLLDLYEKYLQKGSSLTNPAIQALEDCKQLALLNIDFLSSSLETVNKVSDVLPILDADDVQTLLSAILTNHQTCSDGIASLPSSAGSVLGDLSVPLSNNTKLFSTSLALFTKGWVPKDKNGVPKQPKRQFKFGKGRLNLKMSSHARAIYDSAINHRGRRLLQVGDEEVLVKDIVVVSQDGSGNFTTINQAIAVAPNNSVASGGYFMIYITAGVYEEYVSIISQKKYLLFIGDGINQTIITGKNSVGDGSTTFNSATLAVVAQGFMAVNITVRNTAGPSKGQAVALRSGADFSVFYSCSFEGYQDTLYTHSLRQFYRECDIYGTVDFIFGNAAVVLQNCNIYPRQPNQGQSNPITAQGRTDPNQNTGTSIHNCTITPTPDLASSNYTVKTYLGRPWKEYSRTVYMQTFMGSLIDPAGWLAWSGDFALSTLYYAEYNNTGPGSSTTNRVTWPGYHVINATVAANFTVSNFLLGDNWLPDTGVPYTGGLV; encoded by the exons ATGGCTTCTAAGTTCTTTCATCTTGTGAAAGTTTCATCATTTCTCATAATCTTCCATTTCCTCAGCTCTCGATCGCTAGCAGATGTCCCTCTAAACACTCCTCTCCCACCAGAAACCATTTGCAAGTCCACCCCACATCCTTCTTACTGCACATCTGTCCTTCCCCACAACAACGAAAGTGTCTATGACTTTGGCAGGTTTTCAGTCCAACGTGCACTTTCCGAATCCCATAAGCTCTTAGATTTGTATGAAAAATATCTTCAAAAGGGTTCAAGTTTAACAAATCCTGCAATCCAAGCACTTGAGGACTGCAAGCAGCTTGCATTGTTAAACATTGATTTCTTATCGAGCTCCCTCGAAACTGTTAACAAAGTGAGTGATGTTCTTCCTATCTTGGATGCCGATGATGTCCAAACATTGCTTAGCGCAATTCTAACCAACCACCAAACTTGTTCTGATGGGATTGCATCTCTGCCTTCTTCAGCTGGGAGTGTCCTAGGTGATCTATCAGTTCCACTCTCTAACAACACAAAATTGTTTAGTACCTCTTTGGCTCTCTTTACCAAGGGTTGGGTGCCTAAGGACAAAAATGGGGTGCCAAAGCAACCCAAGAGGCAGTTCAAATTCGGGAAGGGACGTTTGAACTTGAAAATGTCAAGCCATGCTCGTGCAATTTATGACTCCGCTATCAATCATCGGGGAAGAAGGCTACTTCAGGTGGGAGATGAAGAAGTTTTGGTGAAGGACATTGTGGTTGTGAGTCAAGATGGAAGTGGAAACTTCACCACCATCAATCAAGCCATTGCCGTTGCACCAAATAACTCTGTTGCTAGTGGTGGgtacttcatgatatatatcACTGCCGGTGTTTATGAAGAGTACGTGTCAATTATATCACAAAAGAAGTATTTGTTGTTCATCGGAGATGGTATCAATCAGACTATCATCACAGGAAAAAACAGCGTAGGAGATGGATCGACAACTTTCAATTCTGCTACTTTAG CTGTGGTGGCACAAGGGTTTATGGCAGTAAACATCACTGTTCGTAACACAGCTGGGCCAAGCAAAGGACAAGCAGTTGCACTTCGAAGTGGAGCGGATTTTTCAGTGTTCTATAGTTGCAGCTTTGAAGGGTACCAAGATACCTTGTACACACATTCCCTCAGACAATTCTACAGAGAATGTGATATCTATGGAACAGTTGATTTCATATTCGGCAATGCTGCTGTTGTTCTACAAAATTGCAATATCTACCCTCGTCAGCCTAATCAAGGGCAATCCAATCCCATCACAGCTCAAGGTAGAACAGACCCGAATCAGAACACAGGAACTTCAATCCACAATTGCACTATTACACCTACACCTGATTTGGCTTCGAGTAATTATACTGTCAAGACCTATCTAGGGAGGCCATGGAAGGAGTATTCAAGAACAGTTTACATGCAAACTTTCATGGGAAGTTTAATTGATCCTGCTGGATGGCTTGCTTGGAGTGGAGACTTTGCACTAAGTACATTGTATTATGCTGAGTACAATAACACTGGTCCTGGATCAAGCACTACAAATAGAGTTACATGGCCCGGTTACCATGTGATCAATGCAACTGTTGCTGCTAATTTTACAGTCTCCAACTTCTTGCTGGGGGATAATTGGTTGCCTGACACTGGAGTCCCTTACACTGGTGGTTTGGTTTGA